A genomic region of Bubalus kerabau isolate K-KA32 ecotype Philippines breed swamp buffalo chromosome 10, PCC_UOA_SB_1v2, whole genome shotgun sequence contains the following coding sequences:
- the LOC129620522 gene encoding olfactory receptor 4L1-like: MDLKNGSVVTEFILQGFSAAWELQVVFFVTFSLIYGATVLGNMLIMVTVTCSSTLHSPMYFLLGNLSFLDMCLSTVTTPKMIRDLLTEHKTISIWGCMAQMFFMHFFGGAEATLLVAMAFDRYVAVCKPLHYRKIMNLRLLNGSVILSWTIGFTHTMSQMVLTVNLPFCGPHIIDNIFCDLPLVIKLACVETYTLELFVIADSGLLSLICFLLLLVSYTVILATVQRRPSGGLSKALSTLSAHITVVSLFFGPCIFIYAWPFKSFASNKVLAVFYTVITPLLNPIIYTLRNQKMQVAMRKLPFQNVSST, encoded by the coding sequence ATGGATCTGAAAAATGGATCTGTAGTGACTGAGTTTATTTTACAAGGATTTTCTGCAGCATGGGAACTTCAGGTTGTCTTCTTCGTGACATTCTCCTTGATCTATGGGGCTACTGTGCTGGGAAACATGCTCATTATGGTCACAGTGACATGCAGTTCTACCCTTCATTCTCCCATGTACTTCCTCCTTGGAAACCTCTCCTTTTTGGACATGTGTCTCTCCACGGTCACCACACCCAAGATGATCAGAGACTTGCTCACTGAACACAAGACCATCTCTATATGGGGATGCATGGCTCAGATGTTCTTTATGCACTTTTTTGGAGGTGCTGAGGCAACTCTTCTGGTAGCCATGGCTTTTGACAGATATGTGGCCGTATGTAAACCCCTGCACTATAGGAAAATCATGAACCTCAGGTTGCTGAATGGGTCTGTTATACTTTCATGGACAATTGGTTTTACACACACCATGAGCCAGATGGTATTAACGGTAAACCTGCCTTTCTGTGGCCCCCACATCATAGACAATATATTCTGTGACCTTCCCCTTGTGATTAAGCTTGCGTGTGTGGAAACATACACCCTGGAACTATTTGTCATTGCTGACAGTGGGCTGTTGTCACTCATCTGTTTCCTCCTCCTGCTTGTCTCCTACACGGTCATCCTGGCCACTGTGCAACGAAGACCATCTGGAGGCCTCTCCAAAGCCCTGTCCACACTGTCTGCCCACATCACTGTGGTCAGTCTGTTCTTTGGGCCGTGTATCTTCATCTATGCCTGGCCTTTCAAGAGTTTTGCCAGCAATAAAGTCCTTGCTGTATTTTACACTGTTATCACACCCTTATTGAATCCTATTATTTACACCTTGAGAAATCAGAAAATGCAAGTGGCCATGAGAAAGTTACCGTTCCAAAATGTTAGCTCCACATAG
- the LOC129620521 gene encoding olfactory receptor 4L1-like, with the protein MDLKNGSVVTEFILQGFSAAWGLQIVFFVTFSLIYGATVLGNALIMVTVTCSSTLLSPMYFLLGNLSFLDMCLSTVTTPKMIRDLLTEHKTISIWGCMAQMFFMHLFGGAEMTLLIAMAFDRYVAVCKPLHYRKIMNHRLLNRFVILSWTIGFIHTISQMVLTVNLPFCGPHIIDNIFCDLPLVIKLACVETHTLELFVIADSGLLSLICFLLLLVSYTVILATVQRRPSGGLSKALSTLSAHITVVSLFFGPCIFIYAWPFKSFASNKVLAVFYTVITPLLNPIIYTLRNQKMQEAMKKLRFQNVSST; encoded by the coding sequence ATGGATCTGAAAAATGGATCTGTAGTGACTGAGTTTATTTTACAAGGGTTTTCTGCAGCATGGGGACTTCAGATTGTCTTCTTCGTGACATTCTCCTTGATCTATGGGGCTACTGTGCTGGGAAACGCACTCATTATGGTCACAGTGACATGCAGTTCCACCCTTCTTTCTCCCATGTACTTCCTCCTTGGAAACCTCTCCTTCTTGGACATGTGTCTCTCCACGGTCACCACACCCAAGATGATCAGAGACTTGCTCACTGAACACAAGACCATCTCTATATGGGGATGCATGGCTCAGATGTTCTTTATGCACTTGTTTGGAGGTGCTGAGATGACTCTTCTGATAGCCATGGCTTTTGACAGATATGTGGCCGTATGTAAACCCCTGCACTATAGGAAAATCATGAACCACAGGTTGCTGAACAGGTTTGTTATACTTTCATGGACAATTGGTTTTATACACACCATAAGCCAGATGGTATTAACGGTAAACCTGCCTTTCTGTGGCCCCCACATCATAGACAATATATTCTGTGACCTTCCCCTTGTGATTAAGCTTGCGTGTGTGGAAACACACACCCTGGAACTATTTGTCATTGCTGACAGTGGGCTGTTGTCACTCATCTGTTTCCTCCTCCTGCTTGTCTCCTACACGGTCATCCTGGCCACTGTGCAACGAAGACCATCTGGAGGCCTCTCCAAAGCCCTGTCCACACTGTCTGCCCACATCACTGTGGTCAGTCTGTTCTTTGGGCCGTGTATCTTCATCTATGCCTGGCCTTTCAAGAGTTTTGCCAGCAATAAAGTCCTTGCTGTATTTTACACTGTTATCACACCCTTATTGAATCCTATTATTTACACCTTGAGAAATCAGAAAATGCAAGAGGCCATGAAAAAATTAAGGTTCCAAAATGTTAGCTCCACATAG
- the LOC129620523 gene encoding olfactory receptor 4N5 — protein sequence MMDRENSTEVTEFILLGLTQSQDVQLLVFTLVLIFYLIILPGNLLIILTIRSDPGLTAPLYFFLGNLAFLDASYSFIVAPRMLVDFLSEKKVISYRGCITQLFFLHFLGAGEMFLLVVMAFDRYIAICRPLHYSTVMNPRACYALLLALWLGGFTHSIVQVALIIHLPFCGPNRLDSFFCDVPQVIKLACADTFVVELLMVSNSGLLTLLCFLGLLASYAVILCRVKGRSSEGKGKALSTCTTHIIIVFLMFGPAIFIYTRPFRAFPADKVVSVFHTVIFPLMNPVIYTLRNQEIKASMRKLLSHHMVC from the coding sequence atgatggacagggagaacaGCACTGAGGTGACAGAATTCATCCTACTTGGTCTGACCCAGTCTCAAGAtgttcagctcctggtcttcacACTAGTCTTAATTTTCTACCTCATCATCCTCCCTGGAAATCTCCTCATCATCCTCACCATCAGGTCAGACCCTGGTCTCACAGCCCCCCTCTACTTCTTCCTGGGCAACCTGGCCTTCCTGGATGCTTCCTACTCCTTCATTGTGGCTCCCAGGATGCTGGTGGATTTCCTCTCTGAGAAGAAGGTGATCTCCTATAGAGGCTGCATCACTCAGCTCTTCTTCTTGCACTTTCTTGGGGCAGGGGAGATGTTCCTTCTTGTCGTGATGGCCTTTGACCGCTACATTGCCATCTGTCGTCCTTTACACTATTCGACTGTCATGAACCCTAGAGCCTGCTATGCCTTGCTGTTGGCTCTGTGGCTTGGGGGATTTACTCATTCCATTGTTCAAGTGGCTCTTATTATCCACTTGCCCTTCTGTGGTCCAAACCGACTGGACAGCTTCTTCTGCGATGTGCCACAGGTCATCAAGCTGGCCTGCGCTGATACCTTTGTGGTGGAGCTCCTGATGGTCTCCAACAGTGGCCTGCTCACCCTGCTGTGCTTTCTGGGCCTTCTGGCCTCCTATGCAGTCATCCTCTGCCGTGTAAAGGGGCGCTCCTCTGAAGGGAAGGGCAAGGCTCTGTCCACATGCACCACACACATTATCATTGTGTTTCTCATGTTTGGACCTGCCATCTTCATCTACACCCGCCCCTTCAGAGCCTTCCCAGCTGACAAAGTGGTTTCTGTCTTTCACACCGTAATCTTTCCTTTGATGAACCCTGTGATTTATACCCTTCGCAATCAGGAAATAAAAGCTTCCATGAGGAAGTTGTTGAGTCATCACATGGTTTGCTGA